In a single window of the Streptococcus ilei genome:
- the rpoB gene encoding DNA-directed RNA polymerase subunit beta yields MAGHDVQYGKHRTRRSFSRIKEVLDLPNLIEIQTDSFKDFLDHGLKEVFEDVLPISNFTDTMELEFVGYEIREPKYTLEEARIHDASYSAPIFVTFRLVNKETGEIKTQEVFFGDFPIMTEMGTFIINGGERIIVSQLVRSPGVYFNDKVDKNGKVGYGSTVIPNRGAWLELETDSKDIAYTRIDRTRKIPFTTLVRALGFSGDDEIFDIFGDSELVRNTVEKDIHKNPMDSRTDEALKEIYERLRPGEPKTAESSRSLLVARFFDPRRYDLAPVGRYKINKKLNIKNRLLNQTIAEPLVDAETGEILVEAGTVMTRDVIDSISEHLDGDLNKIVYTPNDSAVLTEPVVLQKFKIVAPTDPDRVVTIIGNANPDDKVRTITPADILAEMSYFLNLAEGIGRVDDIDHLGNRRIRAVGELLANQVRLGLSRMERNVRERMSVQDNEVLTPQQIINIRPVTAAIKEFFGSSQLSQFMDQHNPLSELSHKRRLSALGPGGLTRDRAGYEVRDVHYTHYGRMCPIETPEGPNIGLINNLSSYGHLNKYGFIQTPYRKVDREKGVVTNEIVWLTADEEDEYIVAQSNSKLNEKGGFAEPIVMGRHRGNNQEFPSDQVDYMDVSPKQVVAVATACIPFLENDDSNRALMGANMQRQAVPLIDPKAPYVGTGMEYQAAHDSGAAVIAQHDGKVTYADADKVEVRREDGSLDVYHIQKFRRSNSGTAYNQRTLVKVGDVVEKGDFIADGPSMEKGEMALGQNPIVAYMTWEGYNFEDAVIMSERLVKEDVYTSVHLEEFESETRDTKLGPEEITREIPNVGEDALRNLDEMGIIRIGAEVKEGDILVGKVTPKGEKDLSAEERLLHAIFGDKSREVRDTSLRVPHGGDGVVRDVKIFTRANGDELQSGVNMLVRVYIAQKRKIRVGDKMAGRHGNKGVVSRIVPVEDMPYLPDGTPVDIMLNPLGVPSRMNIGQVMELHLGMAARNLGIHIATPVFDGASSEDLWDTVREAGMDSDAKTILYDGRTGEPFDNRVSVGVMYMIKLHHMVDDKLHARSVGPYSMVTQQPLGGKAQFGGQRFGEMEVWALEAYGASNVLQEILTYKSDDVNGRLKAYEAITKGKPIPKPGVPESFRVLVKELQSLGLDMRVLDEDDKEVELRDLDEGEDDDVIHVDDLEKAREKAAKEARAAFEAEGKED; encoded by the coding sequence TTGGCAGGACATGACGTTCAATACGGGAAACATCGGACCCGTCGTAGTTTTTCAAGAATCAAAGAAGTTCTTGATTTACCAAATTTGATTGAAATCCAAACGGATTCATTTAAAGATTTTCTGGATCATGGTTTGAAAGAAGTTTTCGAAGATGTATTGCCAATTTCGAACTTCACAGACACAATGGAGTTGGAATTCGTCGGCTATGAAATCAGAGAACCAAAGTATACCTTGGAAGAAGCACGTATCCATGATGCGAGCTATTCTGCCCCAATCTTTGTAACCTTCCGCTTGGTCAACAAGGAAACAGGCGAAATCAAAACGCAAGAAGTCTTCTTTGGTGATTTCCCAATCATGACCGAGATGGGAACCTTTATCATCAATGGTGGAGAGCGGATCATCGTATCTCAGCTCGTGCGTTCACCAGGTGTCTACTTCAATGATAAGGTGGACAAGAACGGTAAGGTTGGCTATGGATCAACGGTTATTCCGAACCGTGGAGCTTGGCTAGAACTTGAAACAGACTCAAAAGATATTGCTTATACTCGTATCGACCGTACGCGTAAGATTCCATTTACGACCTTGGTTCGTGCCCTTGGTTTCTCTGGGGATGACGAGATTTTTGATATCTTTGGGGATAGCGAATTGGTTCGCAACACAGTTGAAAAAGATATCCACAAAAACCCAATGGATTCTCGCACAGATGAAGCCCTTAAAGAAATTTATGAGCGTCTTCGTCCAGGTGAGCCAAAAACAGCGGAAAGCTCTCGTAGCTTGTTGGTAGCCCGTTTCTTTGACCCACGTCGTTATGACTTGGCTCCAGTTGGTCGCTACAAGATCAATAAGAAACTCAATATCAAGAACCGTTTGTTGAACCAAACGATTGCAGAACCATTGGTAGATGCTGAAACAGGAGAAATCCTTGTAGAAGCTGGTACCGTGATGACACGCGATGTCATCGACAGCATCTCAGAACATTTGGACGGTGATTTGAACAAGATTGTCTACACTCCAAATGATTCAGCAGTATTGACAGAACCAGTCGTTCTTCAAAAATTCAAGATTGTGGCACCAACGGATCCAGACCGCGTTGTCACTATCATCGGCAATGCTAATCCAGATGATAAGGTTCGTACCATCACTCCAGCTGATATCCTTGCTGAGATGAGCTACTTCCTTAACTTGGCTGAAGGTATTGGCCGCGTGGATGATATCGACCACCTTGGAAACCGTCGTATTCGTGCCGTTGGTGAATTGCTTGCCAACCAAGTGCGTCTTGGACTTTCACGGATGGAACGTAACGTTCGTGAACGGATGTCTGTTCAAGATAACGAAGTATTAACACCTCAACAAATCATTAACATCCGTCCAGTAACTGCAGCAATCAAAGAATTCTTTGGTTCTTCCCAATTGTCCCAGTTCATGGACCAACACAACCCACTTTCTGAGTTGTCCCACAAACGTCGTTTGTCTGCCTTAGGGCCTGGTGGTTTGACACGTGACCGCGCTGGATATGAAGTCCGTGACGTGCACTACACTCACTATGGTCGTATGTGTCCAATCGAAACACCTGAAGGACCAAACATCGGTTTGATCAACAACTTGTCATCCTATGGACACTTGAACAAGTATGGTTTCATCCAAACGCCATACCGTAAAGTAGACCGTGAAAAAGGTGTGGTCACCAACGAAATCGTTTGGTTGACAGCTGATGAAGAAGATGAGTACATCGTAGCCCAGTCCAACTCTAAGTTGAACGAAAAAGGTGGTTTTGCTGAGCCGATCGTTATGGGACGTCACCGTGGTAACAACCAAGAGTTCCCATCTGATCAAGTCGACTACATGGACGTATCTCCAAAACAGGTAGTTGCCGTTGCGACAGCATGTATTCCTTTCTTGGAAAACGATGACTCCAACCGTGCCCTCATGGGTGCCAACATGCAACGTCAGGCTGTGCCATTGATCGATCCAAAAGCGCCTTACGTGGGTACTGGTATGGAATACCAAGCAGCCCATGACTCAGGAGCTGCAGTCATTGCGCAACATGATGGGAAGGTTACTTATGCCGATGCTGACAAGGTAGAAGTTCGTCGGGAAGATGGATCTCTTGATGTTTACCATATCCAAAAATTCCGTCGTTCAAACTCAGGTACGGCTTACAACCAACGTACCCTTGTAAAAGTTGGCGATGTCGTTGAAAAAGGCGACTTTATCGCAGACGGTCCATCGATGGAAAAAGGGGAAATGGCCCTTGGTCAAAACCCAATTGTTGCCTACATGACATGGGAAGGTTACAACTTCGAGGATGCCGTTATCATGAGCGAACGCTTGGTGAAAGAAGATGTCTATACATCTGTTCACTTGGAAGAATTCGAATCAGAAACGCGCGACACTAAGTTAGGCCCTGAAGAAATCACTCGTGAAATTCCAAACGTTGGGGAAGATGCTCTCAGAAACCTTGACGAAATGGGTATTATCCGTATCGGTGCGGAAGTAAAAGAAGGCGATATCTTAGTTGGTAAGGTAACACCGAAGGGTGAAAAAGATCTTTCTGCTGAAGAACGTCTCCTCCACGCTATCTTTGGAGATAAATCTCGTGAAGTGCGTGATACTTCTCTTCGTGTACCTCACGGTGGAGATGGTGTTGTTCGCGATGTCAAGATCTTTACGCGTGCAAACGGAGATGAATTGCAATCGGGTGTCAACATGTTGGTTCGTGTTTACATCGCACAAAAACGCAAGATCCGCGTCGGAGATAAGATGGCCGGTCGTCACGGAAACAAAGGGGTTGTATCCCGTATTGTTCCTGTGGAAGACATGCCTTACCTTCCAGATGGTACACCGGTTGATATCATGTTGAACCCACTTGGGGTGCCATCACGTATGAATATCGGTCAGGTTATGGAACTTCACCTTGGTATGGCGGCTCGTAACTTGGGTATCCACATCGCAACACCAGTCTTTGACGGAGCAAGCTCAGAAGACCTCTGGGATACCGTTCGTGAAGCTGGTATGGATAGCGATGCTAAGACCATTCTTTACGATGGCCGTACAGGTGAGCCATTTGACAACCGTGTTTCTGTCGGTGTCATGTACATGATCAAGCTTCACCACATGGTTGATGATAAACTCCACGCTCGTTCTGTCGGACCATACTCAATGGTTACCCAACAACCACTCGGAGGTAAAGCTCAGTTTGGTGGACAACGTTTCGGGGAAATGGAAGTTTGGGCCCTTGAGGCTTATGGTGCGTCTAATGTCCTTCAAGAAATCTTGACCTACAAGTCAGACGATGTCAACGGACGTTTGAAAGCTTATGAAGCGATTACCAAAGGAAAACCAATTCCAAAACCAGGTGTGCCAGAGTCCTTCCGAGTACTTGTGAAAGAATTGCAATCACTTGGATTGGATATGCGTGTCCTAGATGAAGATGACAAAGAAGTTGAACTTCGCGACCTTGACGAAGGGGAAGACGACGATGTTATCCACGTAGATGATCTAGAAAAAGCACGTGAAAAAGCAGCTAAGGAAGCTCGCGCAGCTTTCGAAGCTGAAGGGAAAGAAGATTAA
- the rpoC gene encoding DNA-directed RNA polymerase subunit beta': MVDVNRFKSMQITLASPSKVRSWSYGEVKKPETINYRTLKPEREGLFDEVIFGPTKDWECACGKYKRIRYKGIVCDRCGVEVTRAKVRRERMGHIELKAPVSHIWYFKGIPSRMGLTLDMSPRALEEVIYFAAYVVIDPKDTPLEHKSIMTEREYRERLREYGPGSFVAKMGAEAIQDLLKQVDLEAEIAVLKEELKTATGQKRVKAVRRLDVLDAFYKSGNKPEWMVLNILPVIPPDLRPMVQLDGGRFAASDLNDLYRRVINRNNRLARLLELNAPGIIVQNEKRMLQEAVDALIDNGRRGRPITGPGSRPLKSLSHMLKGKQGRFRQNLLGKRVDFSGRSVIAVGPTLKMYQCGVPREMAIELFKPFVMREIVARDIVQNVKAAKRLVERGDERIWDILEEVIKEHPVLLNRAPTLHRLGIQAFEPVLIDGKALRLHPLVCEAYNADFDGDQMAIHVPLSEEAQAEARILMLAAEHILNPKDGKPVVTPSQDMVLGNYYLTMEEAGREGEGMVFKDRDEAVMALRNGYVHLHTRVGIATDSLNKPWTEAQQHKILLTTVGKILFNDIMPAELPYLQEPNNANLTEGVPAKYFLEPGQDVKVAIEQLELNVPFKKKNLGNIIAEIFKRFRTTETSAFLDRLKDLGYHHSTLAGLTVGIADIPVVEDKAEIIEESHKRVEQITKQFRKGMITDDERYNAVTAEWRAAREKLEKRLVDNQDPKNPIVMMMDSGARGNISNFSQLAGMRGLMAAPNGRIMELPILSNFREGLSVLEMFFSTHGARKGMTDTALKTADSGYLTRRLVDVAQDVIIREDDCGTDRGLVIRAITDGKEMIEPLEERLTGRYTKKSVKHPETGAVIVGPDTLISEDLAREIVNAGVEEVTIRSVFTCNTRHGVCRHCYGINLATGDAVEVGEAVGTIAAQSIGEPGTQLTMRTFHTGGVASNTDITQGLPRVQEIFEARNPKGEAVITEVKGQVTAIEEDASTRTKKVFVKGETGEGEYVVPFTARMRVEVGDQISRGAALTEGSIQPKRLLAVRDVLSVETYLLAEVQKVYRSQGVEIGDKHIEVMVRQMIRKVRVMDPGDTDLLMGTLMDITDFTDANRDVVISGGVPATARPVLMGITKASLETNSFLSAASFQETTRVLTDAAIRGKKDHLLGLKENVIIGKIIPAGTGMARYRNLEPQAVNEVEIIEEVPVTEEATETVEPIVVEEN; the protein is encoded by the coding sequence GTGGTTGATGTAAATCGTTTTAAAAGTATGCAAATCACCCTAGCTTCTCCAAGCAAGGTCCGTTCATGGTCTTATGGAGAGGTCAAGAAACCTGAAACAATCAACTACCGTACATTGAAACCAGAACGTGAAGGTCTCTTTGATGAAGTCATCTTTGGTCCTACAAAAGACTGGGAATGTGCGTGTGGAAAATACAAACGAATCCGTTACAAAGGGATTGTTTGTGACCGCTGTGGTGTGGAAGTAACACGTGCCAAGGTTCGTCGTGAACGAATGGGGCATATCGAGTTGAAAGCTCCTGTATCACACATCTGGTACTTCAAAGGAATCCCTTCTCGTATGGGATTGACCTTGGACATGAGTCCTCGTGCCCTTGAAGAAGTCATCTACTTCGCAGCTTACGTGGTTATCGATCCAAAAGATACACCGCTTGAGCACAAATCCATCATGACAGAACGCGAATACCGTGAACGCTTGCGTGAATACGGACCAGGTTCCTTTGTTGCCAAGATGGGGGCAGAAGCGATCCAAGACCTCTTGAAACAAGTGGATTTGGAAGCTGAAATTGCTGTCTTGAAAGAAGAATTGAAGACTGCAACTGGTCAAAAACGTGTGAAGGCTGTTCGCCGTTTGGATGTCTTAGATGCCTTCTACAAATCTGGAAACAAACCAGAATGGATGGTTCTCAACATCCTTCCTGTTATTCCACCAGATCTTCGTCCGATGGTCCAATTGGATGGTGGCCGTTTTGCTGCCTCTGACTTGAACGACCTTTACCGTCGTGTGATCAACCGGAACAACCGTTTGGCTCGTTTGCTTGAGTTGAATGCTCCTGGTATCATTGTGCAAAACGAAAAACGGATGCTTCAAGAAGCGGTTGACGCTTTGATTGACAATGGCCGTCGAGGTCGTCCGATCACAGGACCAGGTAGCCGTCCACTTAAATCATTGAGCCACATGCTCAAAGGGAAACAAGGACGCTTCCGTCAAAACTTGCTCGGGAAACGGGTAGACTTCTCAGGACGTTCCGTTATCGCCGTTGGTCCAACCCTTAAGATGTACCAATGTGGTGTGCCACGTGAAATGGCCATCGAGCTTTTCAAACCATTTGTCATGCGTGAAATCGTTGCGCGTGATATCGTGCAAAACGTCAAAGCCGCTAAACGCTTGGTGGAACGTGGCGATGAGCGTATCTGGGATATCCTAGAAGAAGTCATCAAAGAACACCCAGTTCTCTTGAACCGCGCACCGACCCTCCACCGCCTGGGGATCCAAGCCTTCGAGCCAGTCTTGATTGACGGGAAAGCTCTTCGCTTGCACCCACTTGTCTGTGAAGCCTACAACGCCGACTTTGACGGTGACCAAATGGCCATCCACGTACCGCTTTCAGAAGAAGCCCAAGCAGAAGCCCGTATCTTGATGCTGGCTGCTGAGCACATCTTGAACCCGAAAGATGGTAAACCAGTTGTTACCCCATCTCAGGATATGGTCTTGGGGAACTACTACCTTACTATGGAAGAAGCTGGTCGTGAAGGCGAAGGAATGGTCTTCAAAGACCGCGATGAAGCGGTCATGGCCCTTCGCAATGGTTATGTTCACTTGCATACACGTGTCGGAATTGCGACGGATAGCTTGAACAAACCATGGACAGAAGCTCAACAACACAAGATTCTCTTGACAACAGTTGGTAAGATTCTCTTTAACGATATCATGCCTGCAGAACTTCCATACCTCCAAGAGCCAAATAATGCCAACTTGACAGAAGGTGTTCCAGCTAAGTACTTCTTGGAGCCTGGTCAAGATGTCAAAGTGGCGATTGAACAATTGGAATTAAACGTTCCATTCAAGAAGAAAAATCTTGGAAATATCATCGCGGAAATCTTCAAACGCTTCCGTACAACAGAAACATCTGCTTTCTTGGACCGTTTGAAAGACTTAGGTTACCACCACTCAACCCTTGCTGGTTTGACAGTGGGGATTGCCGATATTCCAGTTGTTGAAGATAAGGCTGAAATCATTGAAGAATCTCACAAACGTGTAGAACAAATCACCAAACAGTTCCGTAAAGGGATGATTACAGATGATGAGCGTTACAATGCCGTTACAGCTGAATGGCGTGCAGCACGTGAGAAATTGGAAAAACGCTTGGTAGATAACCAAGATCCGAAGAATCCAATCGTTATGATGATGGACTCTGGAGCTCGTGGTAACATCTCAAACTTCTCACAGCTTGCCGGTATGCGTGGTTTGATGGCTGCTCCAAACGGACGGATTATGGAATTGCCGATCCTTTCAAACTTCCGCGAAGGTTTGTCAGTACTCGAAATGTTCTTCTCTACTCACGGTGCTCGTAAAGGGATGACCGATACGGCCCTCAAGACAGCCGACTCAGGTTACTTGACACGTCGTTTGGTTGATGTTGCCCAAGACGTCATTATCCGTGAGGATGACTGTGGAACTGACCGTGGACTCGTGATCCGTGCGATTACCGATGGCAAAGAAATGATTGAACCATTGGAAGAGCGTTTAACAGGTCGTTATACGAAGAAATCTGTCAAACATCCTGAAACAGGTGCAGTCATTGTTGGTCCAGATACTTTGATTTCAGAAGACCTAGCACGTGAAATTGTCAATGCTGGTGTCGAAGAAGTAACTATCCGCTCCGTATTTACATGTAACACTCGTCATGGGGTCTGCCGTCACTGTTATGGTATCAACTTGGCGACTGGTGATGCGGTTGAAGTTGGTGAAGCAGTCGGAACCATCGCTGCCCAATCTATCGGGGAACCTGGTACACAGCTTACAATGCGTACCTTCCACACGGGTGGGGTTGCCTCAAATACCGATATCACTCAGGGTCTTCCTCGTGTCCAAGAAATCTTTGAAGCCCGCAATCCTAAAGGGGAAGCGGTCATCACAGAAGTCAAAGGACAAGTTACAGCAATCGAAGAAGATGCTTCAACTCGTACTAAGAAAGTCTTCGTTAAAGGTGAAACTGGCGAAGGCGAATACGTGGTACCATTTACAGCCCGTATGCGTGTAGAGGTTGGCGATCAAATCTCTCGTGGTGCAGCATTGACAGAAGGTTCAATCCAACCAAAACGTCTCCTTGCTGTACGTGATGTCTTATCAGTTGAAACTTACCTCCTTGCGGAAGTACAAAAAGTATACCGTAGCCAAGGGGTAGAAATCGGTGACAAACACATCGAGGTAATGGTGCGTCAAATGATCCGTAAGGTTCGTGTTATGGATCCAGGAGATACAGACCTTCTCATGGGTACCCTCATGGATATTACAGACTTTACAGATGCTAACCGTGATGTGGTCATTTCTGGTGGGGTTCCTGCAACGGCTCGTCCAGTCCTTATGGGGATCACCAAGGCCTCTCTTGAAACCAATAGTTTCTTGTCAGCGGCTTCCTTCCAGGAAACAACTCGTGTCCTCACTGACGCAGCGATTCGCGGTAAGAAAGACCATCTCCTTGGACTCAAGGAAAATGTTATCATTGGTAAGATTATTCCTGCTGGTACAGGTATGGCTCGTTACCGTAACTTGGAACCACAAGCAGTCAATGAAGTCGAAATTATCGAAGAAGTTCCTGTTACAGAAGAAGCAACTGAAACTGTTGAACCAATTGTAGTGGAAGAAAATTAA
- the wecB gene encoding non-hydrolyzing UDP-N-acetylglucosamine 2-epimerase — MKKIKVMVVFGTRPEAIKMAPLVLELQKQSETFETITVVTAQHRQMLDQVLETFRIQPDYDLDIMGKNQSLLDITAKILEKFDPVVKEMQPDMILVHGDTTTTFAASLVAFYNQVRIGHVEAGLRTFDKYSPFPEEMNRQMTDNLADLYFAPTSESKANLLMEHHPESSIFITGNTAIDALRLTVQENYHHQVLDQLDPQKKLVLVTMHRRENQGQPMRAVFAALREMVDAHPELEVVYPVHLSPAVQEAAKDILGDHDRIHLIAPLDVFDFHNLASRSYFIMSDSGGVQEEAPSLGKPVLVLRDTTERPEGVKAGTLKLVGTDPERVKEEMTALLTDPDLYQKMASARNPYGDGKASERIVQAIQHYYGLVDSVSEFMEGEI; from the coding sequence ATGAAAAAGATTAAAGTGATGGTTGTTTTTGGAACGCGCCCAGAAGCGATTAAAATGGCTCCCCTGGTTTTAGAGCTTCAAAAGCAAAGTGAGACCTTTGAAACGATTACAGTAGTGACTGCTCAGCATCGTCAAATGTTAGATCAAGTGCTAGAGACCTTCCGTATTCAACCGGATTACGATCTAGATATTATGGGGAAAAACCAATCTCTTCTAGATATTACGGCTAAAATCCTTGAAAAATTTGACCCAGTCGTGAAAGAAATGCAACCGGATATGATTTTGGTCCATGGGGACACAACGACGACTTTTGCAGCCAGTCTTGTTGCTTTTTATAATCAAGTCCGTATAGGTCATGTAGAGGCGGGGCTCAGAACTTTCGATAAGTATTCGCCTTTCCCTGAGGAAATGAACCGTCAAATGACGGATAACCTAGCAGATCTCTATTTTGCCCCAACCAGTGAAAGCAAGGCCAATCTTCTCATGGAACATCATCCAGAGTCGTCCATTTTCATTACGGGGAATACGGCGATTGATGCCCTGCGATTAACCGTGCAAGAGAATTATCACCACCAGGTGCTTGATCAGTTAGATCCACAGAAGAAACTGGTCCTAGTGACCATGCACCGTCGGGAAAACCAAGGCCAACCGATGCGAGCTGTCTTTGCTGCCTTGAGAGAAATGGTAGATGCTCATCCGGAGTTGGAGGTTGTTTATCCAGTCCACCTCAGTCCGGCTGTTCAAGAGGCGGCTAAGGACATCTTAGGAGATCACGACCGTATTCATTTGATTGCTCCTTTGGACGTCTTTGATTTTCATAACCTAGCATCGAGAAGTTACTTTATTATGTCTGATTCGGGAGGAGTTCAGGAGGAGGCCCCTTCCTTAGGCAAGCCTGTCTTAGTCCTTCGGGATACGACCGAACGTCCAGAAGGTGTCAAAGCTGGAACTTTAAAATTGGTCGGAACGGATCCTGAGCGCGTCAAGGAAGAAATGACGGCTCTGTTGACGGACCCAGATCTGTATCAAAAAATGGCTTCAGCTCGAAATCCATATGGAGATGGGAAGGCATCTGAGCGGATTGTTCAAGCTATTCAGCACTATTATGGCCTCGTTGACTCGGTATCTGAATTTATGGAGGGAGAGATTTAG